GTTGACTTCACCACACCCGTCCTCTAGCTTTCTCGTTCTCGCGCCGTCAGTTAGGCGCTGGAGCTCGGGTGGTGGAACTGGTAGACACGCAGGTCTCAGAAGCCTGTGTCGGCGACGACGTGGGGGTTCAAGTCCCCCCCCGAGCACTGTGAAAACACACGGGGCGGCTGCCATCGCAGCCGCCCCGTTTTCGCGCTCGCCGGTCCCGTCAGGGTGCGCCGCCGACGGCCGACGGCGGCACGTCCTCGGGGAGCGACGGCGTGCCGAATGCGTGCTCGAGCGCGGAGCCGACCTCGGCCAAGTACCGCGTGAGCACCGTCGCGGCGTGCGCGAGCACCTCGGGCTTCGGGCGCACCTGTCCGGTGAACGCGAGCAGGATCCGCGCGACGCGGGTGCCGGTCGGCTCGCCGGAGCGCGACGCGAGCGCATCCCGGTACGCGGCGAGCCGCTCGTTGAACTGCCGCTCGGCGAGCGTGAGCGCTCCGACGGCGATGTACGGGTCGCGGGTGAACGCCTCGCTCAGCTCCTGCGCGATGAGCGACGGCGTGCGGTCATCGAGCGCGTTGCGCTGCGCGACGAGCAGGCCGAGCGCGCGGCGCGCGTAGCGCCACTCCCATCGCGCGTGGTCGGCGTCGCCGCCGGCGGCAGCGCCCGCGAGCCAGGCCACCTCGTCGTCGAGCGGCTCGGCGTGCAGCGCGCGGACGTACCCCGCGGCGCGGCGGCGACGGTCGCGCTCCGCCTGCCAGTCGCCGAAGAGTCGCACGGGCGCGGGCTACGCCTGAAGGACCGGAAGACCGCGGCGGGGCTCGGCGTCCGGCACCAGCGGCGGGATCGCGCTCCGCCGGCCGAGCCCGACACGCTCACGCACGGCGCCCTCCTCGTGCAGCAGGTCGGACAGGCAGACGCTGTCGAGCACATCGTCGATCCGGCGCTGCAGCATCTGCCACACGGGGCGGATGCTGCAGCTGTGCGACGTGGAGCAGCGCTCCTCGTTCACCGGATGCGTCACGCAGTGGAGCTCGAACGTCGCGAGCTCCGAGGCGTGGATGATCTGTCGGACGGTGATCTGCTCCGCCGGCCGATCGAGCACGTAGCCGCCACGCGCGCCGCGCGTGCTCCGCACGATCCCAGCGCGGCGGAGCCGGAGCAGGATCTGCTCGACGTAGTCGGTCGGCAGCCGCTCCTTCTCCGCCACGTCGCGGCCGGTGACCGGCCCCTCGGCGACCCGCTTCGCGAGGTGCAACGCGCAGATGAGGCCGTACTCGGCCCAGGTCGTGATTCGCACGCGTGGAAGCTATCGGCTTCAGCCGCCGGCGACCATACCGTGCGCGCCGCCGGGCACGCCGATCTCGGTCATCTTCCGGAGGTCGAGCACCTCGTCGATCTGCTCGTCGGGGAGGACCTTGTCGCGCTTCACCATGTCGCGGATCAGGATTCCCTCCTTCACCGACTGCTTGCTGATCTCGGCCGCCTTCGCATAGCCGATGTGCGGCATGAGCGCGGTCGCGAGTGCCGCCGAACGCTCCACCCAGTACGCGAGCATCGGCTCGTTCGCCTCGATCCCCTTCACCGTCTTGTCGGTGAGCACGGTCGCCGCGCTTGTGAGGATCTGCATCGACAGCAGGATGTTGTGCGCGATGACGGGCATCATGACGTTCAGCTCGAGCTGCCCGTGCTCGCTC
This DNA window, taken from Gemmatirosa kalamazoonensis, encodes the following:
- a CDS encoding RrF2 family transcriptional regulator codes for the protein MRITTWAEYGLICALHLAKRVAEGPVTGRDVAEKERLPTDYVEQILLRLRRAGIVRSTRGARGGYVLDRPAEQITVRQIIHASELATFELHCVTHPVNEERCSTSHSCSIRPVWQMLQRRIDDVLDSVCLSDLLHEEGAVRERVGLGRRSAIPPLVPDAEPRRGLPVLQA